Genomic window (Streptomyces sp. NBC_01431):
ACGACCGGCGCAGCACCCGCACCCGGTCCCAGCGGGCCGCGAGCCTGCCGCCCACGACCGTGCCCACCGCGCCGCCCGCGTACAGCACGAACAGGGCGGCGGAGCCCACCACTTCGCCACCGCCCACCCGCTGGCGGGCGTACAGCGCGATGAACGCGCTCAGACCCACGAAGACCAGCGAGCGGCAGACCACGGCCAAGCAGAGCTTGAGGAAGGACGCCCGGTCGTCGCGGCCGGTGGCCGGCGCGTTCCCGGCCGGCGCCCGGCCCGGAGCCCGTGTCGCCCGCAGCGCGAGCACGCACACCACGCCGCCCAGCGCGGCCGGCGCCATGAGCAGCGGGGCAGCCCCGAGGCCGCCCGCGCCGATCACCCCGGCGACCAGCAGCGGGGCGGCGGCGAAGCCCAGGTTGCCGCCGAACGAGAACCAGCCCATCGCGGTATGGCTCCCGCCACTCGCCGCACGGGCCACCCGGGCGGACTCGGGATGGTAGGCCGCCACCCCGACCCCGGACACGGCGACCATCGCCAGGGCCGACGCGTACGTACCGCCGCAGCCGCTCAGCGCGATGCCGACCCCAGCCACCGCGGTGCTCGCGGGCAGCAGCCACGGCATCGCCCATCGGTCGGTGAGTGCGCCGAACAGCGGCTGGACGATGGACGAGAGCAGCGACGCGGCGAGCACGATGCCCGACGCCGCGGCGTAGGAGTAGGCGCGTTCGGCGACGAAGTAAGGAACCAGGGCGGCGACGGCGCCCTGGTACACATCGACGCAGGAGTGCCCCAGGGCCAGCAGGAACACGGGCCGGCGCAGCGGCCCCGAGACCCAGCCCCAACTAGGCTTCCCAGATGGGGACTTCAGTGCCCCGACCGCCTGCCCGGCCACCTGTTGATCACGTATCTCGCCACGCGGTTTCTTCGAGTTCTCCGGCACTCCTCGATCATCACCACCGCCACCGTTGTCCCGCTTCCGATAAATTGCCAGGCGATGCCGAACATCCGCCACACCCCCCTTGCCCCCACTCGGGCCCAGGAGATGGCTCCCGGGGACAGCATCGACGCGCACCGGCACGACGATCACCAGATCGTCTACGCGAGCCGCGGAGTGCTGGCCGTCACGACCGGCGCGGGGACGTGGGTCGCGCCCGCGACGCGCGCGATCTGGGTGCCGGCCGGGACCGTACACTCCCATCGGGCGCACGGCAGGCTGGAGTTGCACCTGATGCGGATCGCGGCCCATGAGAACCCGCTCGGTCTCCAGGCCCCCACCGTGCTGATGGTCGGGCCCCTGCTGCGCGAGCTGCTCCTGGCCCACACGCGCTCGCCGGACGACGAAAGCCCCGAACGGGACCGGCTGCGGGCCGTGCTGCTCGACCAGTTGCGCGCCTGTCCGCAGCGGCCCGTCCACCTCCCGGCGCCGAGCGATCCCCGGCTGGTCGCCGTGTGCGCGCTGCTGGAGGCAGACCCCGCCGACCGGCGGGGGCTTGCCGAGCTCGGCGCCCGCGTCGGCGCCGGCGAACGCACCCTGACCCGGCTGTTCCGCGCTGACCTCGGGATGACGTTCCCGCAGTGGCGCACCCAGCTCCGGCTCCACCGCGCCCTGCAACTGCTGGCCGAGGGCACCGCGGTGACCACCGTGGCCCACCGGTGCGGCTGGTCCTCGGCGAGCGCGTTCATCGACGTGTTCCGCCGGGCCTTCGGCCACACACCGGGCGCGCACACCCGCTTGCGTTAGAGCACGCTCCAACTCGTAGCGTCTGGTGCATGAACAGCGCAGAGAACGCGAGCAACGCACACAACGCAAGCCAGGCAATGGACGACGCGAGCAAGGCGGGCAACGTGAACAACGCAGGCAGCGCCCACAACGTCGAGGCCACCGACATCGACGCCACCGACGACCGGTTCGAGCGCGGGCTCGCGCTGCTGCGCACCATTGGCGGCCAGGAGAACCCGGCCGTACTGGACAGCCTCGCCGACATCGCGCCCGACCTCGGTCGCATGACCGTCGCCTTCGGATACGGCGACATGCTCTCCCGCCCCGGCCTCACCCTGCGCCAGCGGCAGATCGCCACCGTCGGCGCGCTGGCCGCCATGGGGAACGCGGCACCCCAGCTGCGCTTCCACATCGCCGGCGCGCTCAACGTGGGGGTCACCCCGGCCGAGGTGGTGGAGATCCTGATCCACACCGCCGTGTACGCGGGTTTCCCCGCCGCGCTCAATGGGATCGGCGCCGCCCGCGAGGTGTTCGAGGCCCGTCCCGGCCTCGCGGTGACACCGGTCGAGACGGAACCGGTGCCGGGTGACCGGTACGAGCGCGGGCTCGCCAAGCTGGCCGAGGTCGACGGGCACGCGGGTGACCAGGTGGTCGCCTCGATGCGGGACATCGCGCCCGACCTGACGCGCTACATCGTCGAGTTCGCCTTCGGGGACATCTACTCGCGCTCCTCGCTCGACCTGAAGTCCCGCGAACTCGCGAGCGTCGCGATGTGCACCGCCCTCGGCACGGCGGCGCCGCAGCTGCGCGTCCACATCCACGGCCTGCTCAACGTCGGCGGCACCCGCGAGGAGGTCGTCGAGGTCATCACGCAGATGGCGGGCTACGCGGGTTTCCCCGCCGCGCTCAACGGCATCGCCGCGGCCCGCGAGGTGTTCGAGGAGCGCGGGCAGGAGTGAGCCGGGCGGTGGTGGTCTCCGCCGGGCCCCCAGACGTACGGAAGATCTTCAGGGGAGCAGTTTGTCGAGGGCGGTGGTGCCCTCCGCGGCCAGCTTGCGCTCGGCCCAGGCCAGGTTCTGCGGGGTGATGTCCCGCCCCGAGGCCAGCACGAGGTCCTCGGCGGTGACCTCGCCCTCGGATCCCGTGTGCAGCAGGGCGTCCGGGGTCACGGCCTCGGGCCGCCGGGTGGAATCGGGCCGGTCGTTCATACCGCCTCCTACGTTCGTCCGCTCTTGCACCATTCTGGCCCCCGCCTACCCGGACCGCATCCGGCCCACACGCCCCGCCCGCCCCCCGCCCGCCCCCGCCCGCCCCCCGCTCGACCAGGCGCGCATCCCCCGTCGGCTCCGGCCACCCCCGCCGTCCATGTGACATTCCGTACCGGTATCGGCACAGCGCGTGCGCGGGCTGTGTCATCCCGCCGGTGTCGTACGGGCGGCGCCGAACCTCGCTCGCGCCCGAAGGCGCGTGCCCGGTGTGCGCTCCCCTTCCGGATTCTTGGAACACGTTCTACTGTGTGCGCCGCCGTACCGCGACCGTCCTGGAGGGGCCGTGCACCTCGAATACACGCCTGAGCAGCAGCAGTTGCGCACCGAGCTGCGCGCCTACTTCGCCGAGCTCGTGCCGGACAACGTGTACGCCCGGTACGCCGACCCGGCCGCCCAGAAGCGGTTCTACCGCGAGACCGTGCGCCGGCTCGGCGGGGACGGCTGGCTGGGGGTGGGGTGGCCCACCGAGTACGGGGGGCGCGGGCTCACGCCCATGGAGCAGTTCATCTTCTTCGACGAGGCCGCCCAGGCCGGGGTCCCGCTGCCGCTCATGGCGCTGAACACCGTCGGCCCGACGATCATGAGCTTCGGCACGGACGAGCAGAAGGCGTACTTCCTGCCGAAGATCCTCTCCGGCGAGATCGACTTCGCGATCGGCTACAGCGAGCCCGACGCCGGGACCGACCTCGCCGCGCTCAAGACCCGGGCCGTGCGCGACGGCGACACCTATGTGGTGAACGGACAGAAGATCTGGACCACCAATGGCGACACCGCCGACTGGGTCTGGCTCGCCGTGCGCACCGACCCCGACGCGCCGCCGCACAAGGGCATCACCATGCTCCTCGTGCCGACGTCCGACCCCGGCTACAGCTGCACCGTCATCAACACGCTGGCCTCGCACGACACCACCGCCAGCTACTACGAGAACATCCGCGTGCCCGTCACCCGCAGGGTCGGCGAGGAGAACAAGGGCTGGCGCCTGATCACCAATCAGCTGAACCACGAGCGGGTCACCCTCGCCGCCCACGGCACGATGGCGATCCGCGCCCTGAACGACGTCCGGCGCTGGGCCGCCGACACCAAGCTCGCCGACGGCCGCCGCGTCATCGATCTGGGCTGGGTCCGCAAGAACCTCGCCCGCACCCACACCCGCCTCGAAGCGATGAAGCTGCTCAACTGGCAGATGGTCAACGCCGTCCACGAAGCCACCCTCACCCCGCAGGACGCCTCCGCGGTCAAGGTGTACGGGTCCGAGGCGCGCCGGGACGCCTACGCCGCGCTGATGGAGGTCGTCGCGGCGGCCGGCCCGATGAAGGAGGGCTCGGCGGGCGCGGTCCTGCACGGCGAACTCGAACGCGGCTACCGATCCGCCGTGATCTTCACCTTCGGCGGCGGGAACAACGAGATCCAGCGCGAAATCATCTCCTGGATCGGTCTGGGTATGCCGAGGGTCCGCCGCTAGCCTGGCCGTGGGGGCCACCCGCCGGAGGTGAACGATGGCTGACGCAGATCCGGGTCACTTCGGCCCCGCATCGGTCACATGGCAGCTGCACAGCGACCCCATGATGTGGATTGCGGGCATCCGGGCGCTCTACCTCCAGGCGCTCCACCCGCGTGCCGTGCGCGCGGTGATGCAGAACTCGGACTTCCGCAGGGACGCCTGGGGCCGCCTGATGCGTACCGCCAACTTCGTCGGCACCGTCACCTACGGTACGAAGGAGGCGGCCGAGCAGGCGGGCGCGCGGGTCCGCCGCATCCACGCCCACCTCACGGCCGACGACCCCGCCACGGGCGAGCGGTTCGGCGTCGACGACCCCGAACTGCTCCTGTGGGTGCACTGCGCCGAGATCGACAGCTACCTCACCGTCGTCCGGCGCTCGGGATTCCGGCTGAGCGACGCCCAGGCCGACCGCTACCTCGCCGAACACCGCGTCGACGCCCGCCTGGTGGGCCTCGATCCGGCGGGAGTGCCGGGCACCGTGGCCGAACTCGCCGCCTACTTCGACTCCGTACGGCCCCGGCTCGCGCTCACCGACGACGCGCGGGCCGTGGACGACTTCCTGCAGCGGCCGCCCATCCACCCGCTCCTCGTACCGGCGCGCGAGCTGCTGTGGCGGCGGGTGGCGTGCCTCGCCTACGCCGCGCTGCCCCCGTACGCCCACGAGCTGTACGGTCGCCCCGCCCCCTCCATGCGCACCGTGGACCGCCAACTCGCCGTTGCAGGAAGGGTGTTGCGCTGCGTTCCGGCGCGGCTGCGCTGGCAGCTGCCGCCCCGTCACATCCTTGGGGCGATGGCCCGGCTCGGCCCCGGAAGCCGCCCGGAGCCGTACAAACTTCGCAGACAGGCGGCCATACTGGACGAGCCGGGGAGGGCGCACTTTCAGTGACGGGGGCGACGGCACGAAATGGCGGACACCAGGCTGATCCACGGCCGTTACCGGCTGCTCGACCTCATCGGCCGCGGCGGCATGGGCGAGGTGTGGCGGGCCCGGGACGAGTCCTTGGGGCGGCGGGTCGCGGTCAAGCTGCTCAAACCGCTGGCGCCGAGCCGCGAGGAGTCGTTCACCCGGGTGCTCAGGGAGCGCTTCCGCCGCGAGGCCCGCGTCGCCGCCGCGCTCCAGCACCGCGGCGTCACCGTCGTCCATGACTTCGGCGAGTACGACGGCGGGCTCTACCTCGTCATGGAACTGCTCGACGGCCGCAACCTGAGCCAGCTCCTCGACGGCAACAAGCGGCAGCCGCTGCCGGTCCCGGAGCTCGTGGACATCGCCGAACAGGTCTCGGGCGCCCTCGCCTACACCCATCAACAGGGCATCGTGCACCGCGACTTGAAACCCGCGAACATCATGCTGCTCACCGACGGCACCGTGAAGATCTGCGACTTCGGCATCGCGCGGCTCGGCGCCGACATCGGTTTCACCGCCCGCCTCACCGGCACCGGCGTCGCCATGGGCACCCCGCACTACATGTCGCCGGAGCAGATCGCCGGCGAGGAGGTCGACCACCGCAGCGACCTCTACTCGCTGGGCTGCGTCCTGTACGAACTCTCCACCGGAGCGCCGCCGTTCGACCTGGATGACGCCTGGGCGGTGCTCGTCGGCCACCGCGACACCCAGCCCCGGCCGCCGAGCGAGCACCGCGCCGAACTCCCGGGCTTCTTCGACCGGGCGGTCCTCGACCTGCTGGCCAAGTCGCCGGACCAACGACCGCGGGACGCACGGGAGTTGGGCCTTCGCATGGCCGCTGGGCGGGCCGCCCTGCGCCCGCTCACCGCCCCCGTGCCGCTGGCTCCGCCAACCAGGCTCCCCTCCTGGACCCGGGGCATGACCACCGGCCACAAGGCGACCCGCGCCCTCGCCCCGGCCGCCCGGCCCGACCCCACGGCGGGTCTCACCGGCGAGTGGACCACCGCGCCCGCCGATCCGCACCGCCTGGCCCCGGGGCCCGAACCGCGGGTATCCGCCCGGCCGGCGCCGGCGCCGGAGGTCCTCGCCGCACTGAACAGCCGCCACAACGCCGGGCTCAGCCTCGGGCGGCTCGGGCGGTGGGCGCAGGCGGGAGAGGTGCACCGGGCGGTCGCCGCCGAGCGCGCCCACCTCCTGGGGCCCGGCCACCCCGACACCCTGGCCAGCCGTTATGAGGTGGGCTTCACGCTCAGCCGGACCGGCCGCGCGGCCGACGCGCTGCGCGAGTTCGGCGAGGTCGCCGACGGCCGGGCCCGCTCCCTTGGCCCCGGTCATCCCGACACCCTCGACGCGCGCCAGGAGATGGCCTACGTCCTGGGCCGGCTCGGCCGCCCCTTCGAGGCGCACCAGGTGTACGCCGCAGTCCTCGCCGCGCGCGAGGGCGTCCAGGGTCGCGACCACCCGGACACCCTGCGCTGCCGCCACAACCTCGCCTTCAACCTCGGCCGGCTCGGCCGCCTGGAGGACTCCTGCCGGATGGCCCAGGAGGTGGCCGCCGCCCGCGCCAGGGTGCTCGGCGCAGGGCATCCCGACACCCTCGTCACGCAGTACGAAGTCGCTTACGCGCTGGGGCAGTTGGGGCGCTGGGTGGAGGCTCTGGCGGTGTACCGCGAGGTCGCCGCGGGCCGTGCGGCGGCGCTCGGCGGCGACCACCCGGACGCCCTGGCGGCCCGCTACGAGATCGGCATCAGCCTCGGCCGGCTCGGCCGCAGTTCCGAGGCCCTCGTGCTCTACCGCGATCTGGTCGAGGACCGCCTGCGGACCGGCGGCCCCGACGACCCGGAGACCCTGCGCGCCCGGCACGGCCTCGGCGTGAACCTCGGACGCCTCGGCCGCTGGGAGGAGGCCCTCCAGGAAGCCCGCGAGGTGTGCGCCGCGCGCGAACGGGTCCTCGGCCCCGACCACCCGGACACCCTGATCAGCCGCCGCGAGGTCGCGGTCGGCCTCGGCTGGCTGGGCCGCTGGCCCGAGGCGCTGGACGTGTACCGCCGGGTCGCCGCCTCCCGCGAGCGGGTCCTGGGCGCCGGCCACCCGGCCACCCTGGCCAGCCGCAACGACGAGGCGCACTGCCTGGAACAACTGGGCCGCGGCCCGGAGGCGGGAGAGCTGTACCAGAGAGTGGCGGCCCTGCGCCGGCGGAGCGCCGGTCAGCACTGACCCTGGGCCCGCCGCCGGGCGGGGTTTCGCAGCCGGTCGCCCCGTGTTACCAAGGGGCATGCCCGTACGCACCGCGTTCGCCCGTGACCAGTACGACGCCGTCGTGGTCGGAGGCGGCCACAACGGTCTCGTCGCCGCCGCCTACCTCGCCCGCGCCGGACGCTCCGTCCTCGTCCTTGAACGGCTCGGCCGCACCGGTGGCGCCGCCGTCTCCACCCGCCCCTTCGCGGGCGTCGACGCGCGGCTCTCGCGCTACTCCTACCTGGTCTCGCTGCTGCCCGCCAAGATCGTCGACGATCTCGGCCTCGACTTCGCCGTGCGCAAACGGACCGTGTCCTCGTACACGCCGGTCGCGCGCGGCGGCCGCCCCGGCGGCCTCCTGGTCGGCGGCGGCCTCGATCGTACGGCCGCCTCCTTCCGTCAACTGACCGGCTCCGACGCCGAGTTCACCGCCTGGCAGTCCTTCTACGACATGACGCGCCGGGTCGCCGAACGGGTCTTCCCCACCCTCACCGAGCCGCTGCCCACCGCGGCCGCGCTGCGCGAGCGGATCGCGGACGACGCCGCGTGGCGGATGCTGTTCGAGGAGCCCATCGGTGTCGCCGTGGAGGACCGCTTCACCGACGACCTCGTGCGCGGCGTCGTCCTCACCGATGCCCTGATCGGCACGTTCGCCGACGCCCACGACCCCTCGCTCGCCCAGAACCGCTGCTTCCTCTACCACGTGATCGGGCAGGGGACCGGCGACTGGGACGTTCCCGTCGGCGGTATGGGCGCCCTCACCGACGCGCTCGCCGGGGCAGCTCGGGCGGCCGGCGCGGAGATCGCCACCGGCCACGAGGTGACCGCTATCCGCACCGACGGCACCGAAGCGGAGATCTCCTTCACCACCGCCGAGGGGCCCGGCACGGTGGCCGCGGCCCACGTCCTGGTCAACGCCTCGCCGCAGGCCCTCGCCGACCTCGTGGGCGACCCGCCGCCCCCGCCCGCCGAGGGCGCCCAGCTGAAGGTCAACATGCTCCTGACGCGGCTGCCCCGCCTCCGGGACACCTCGGTCGATCCGCGCGAGGCGTTCGCCGGAACCTTCCATATCGCGGAGGGATACGGCCAGTTGGCGACCGCGTACGCGGAGGCTGCGCGGGGGGAGCTGCCCGGCGCGCCGCCGTCGGAGATCTACTGCCACTCGCTCACCGACCCCTCCATCCTCGGTCCGGACCTGGCGGCGCGCGGCGCTCAGACCCTCACGCTGTTCGGTCTGCACACCCCGGCCCGGCTCTTTGCCGACGACAACGACAAGGCGCGCGAGCAACTCCTCGCCGCGACCCTGGCCCAGCTGGACGCCCATCTGGCCGAACCGCTCGCCGACTGTCTGGCCCTGGACGCGGACGGCCGCCCTTGCATCGAGGCGAAGACCCCGCTCGACCTGGAGCGCGACCTGCGGCTGCCCGGCGGCAACATCTTCCACCGCCCGCCGGCCTTCCCGTACGCGGACGAGTCGACGGGGCGCTGGGGAGTGGAAACCGCCCACGCGAACGTGCTGTTGTGCGGCGCGGGCGCCGTCCGCGGCGGCGGGGTGAGCGGCATCCCGGGTCACAACGCGGCGATGGCGGTGCTCGGCCGCTGAGCGGCCCGCGGGCGCCTGCCCCGGTGGCTCAACACCCGGGGCGAGCACCCCAACCAGCCGACCCCGGCCCGCCAGGCCGCTACCGGCGTCAAGATGACCTCCGGGTACCGCGCACCCTGGAACAGAAGGGCTCGCCGAGCGGGAGGCCGGCCCGGCCGACACCCGCGAGCTCAACTCCCGCCGCGATCAGTTCAGTCTGCCGATGCCGTCCACCCCGTCGCCTCGATCCGGGCGGCGTCCCGCGGGCGGGCCTCGTCGAAGAGCACCCTGCCCTCCTCGGTGACGCGCAGCGCGTCCACGTACACGCCCCGCCCCACGTACGAGGGCCCCGTCGTGCACCGCCAGCGCAGCCGCACCTCCTGCCCGCGCCAGGCCGCGAGCTCCGCTGCCACCCGGTGCCAGACCCGCCCGGACCACCCCGCCACCGACCCGGCGAGATGTTCCAGGGGCTGTTCCCCGTTCCGTACGGTGCTGAACGGCACGGGCCGCCAGGTGGTTCCGGCGTCCGCGGAGGCCTCCAGGAAGGCGCCGGCCGCGCCGGGCTCGGTGTCCCACCACAGGGCGCAGGTCAGCCGGGCGCCGGCGGTGCGGACGGCCAGCGCGGGCAGCGTGAGGGTGGCGGTCGTCGCGGTGGCCGTGCCCGTGAACCAGGCCGTTCCGCCGTGCTCGGGGCGGACCGCGACGGCCCGCGCCAGGGCGTTGGCCGCCGCGACGCGCGGCGCGGAACCGGAGCGCCAACTCCGCACCGGATGAACGGAGTTGCCGAGCAGTACGAGGAACGTGTCGGTGCTCGGGTCGATGACGAGGCTGGTCCCCGTGAACCCGGTGTGCCCCGCGCTGCGCGGTGTCGCCATCGCGCCCATGTACCAGTGCTGGTAGAGCTCGAAGCCCAGGCCGTGCTCGTGGCCGGGGAAGGCCGTGTTGAAATCCCTGAACAACAGGTCCACGGATGCGGGGGAGAGGATCCGGGCCCGACCGTAGGTGCCGCCGTTGAGGAGTGTTCGGGCCAGGACGGCGAGGTCCCAGGCGCAGGAGAACACCCCGGCGTGCCCGGCGACCCCGCCGAGGCCGAACGCGTTCTCGTCGTGGACCTCGCCCCACACCAGACCCCGGTCAAGGCCGGACCACGGCTTGCGGGCGTCCTCGGTCGCCGCGATCTTCGGCTTCCAGGACGCGGGTGGGTTGTAGCGAGTGCGGTGCATCCCGAGTGGAGCAGTGATCTCGTCGTGGAGCAGTGCATCCAGGCGGCGCCCGGTGATCCTCTCCAGGACCAGCTGGAGGGAGATCAGATTGAGGTCGGAGTAGAGGTATCGCGTGCCGGGCGGATTCGCCGGAGTCTCGTTCCAGATGAGCTTCAGCATCTCCTCGTGCGTCGCCGCCCCGTACAGGGGGAGCCACTCACGGAACCCCGAGGTGTGCGTGAGCAGTTGACGGATCGTCACACCCGTCTTGCCTGCCGCGCCGAACTCGGGCAGGTACGAGGCGACCGTCGCCTCCAGCTCCAGGGTGCCGCGCTCGATCTGCTGGACGGCGAGCAGCGCGGTGAACAGTTTCGACACGGAGGCGAGGTCGTACACCGTGTCCTCGGCCGCCCTGATCTGCCGCTCGGGTGGGAACTCCACCGCCGTGTCGCTCTTCTCGTCGTACGCCGCATAGCGCACCGCGCTGCCGATGGGGTGGTGCAGCGCCACCGTCCCGCCGCGCCCGGCGAGCAGCACCGCGCCCGCGTACCAGGGGTGCTCGGGCGAGGGTCCGAGGAACGTCTCGGCGTCCGCCACCAGGCGGTCCAGGTGCTCGGGCAGCAGCCCGGCCTGTTCGGCGGAGCCGCGCCGCAGCGTCCGTCCGCGCTCCGCGGCGTGCGCCGCGGGCGGCAGTGAGCCCGCCATCAGGGCGCCCCCCAGTGCCATGGCCGAACCGGCCAGCCGTCGTCTGCTGATGCCCCCGGGGTGATCGGCCATCGGTGCGAACACCTTCCTGACGCGGTGAAAGTATCTTTCGGGATCACATGCAACATCCGGAACTTTCTTCCCGGGGGTGGCCCGTGTCAACCAGCGGGCACAGGCGACGCGCCCGGCAAAGAATCTGACGCAGCATCAGAAAATCTCTTCCCTCGTCGCTCCCGCTGCGGCATCCTGCGCCCCATGCAGACGGAGCTGAGCAAGAAACTGGGAGTCGAGTACGCCGTCTTCGGCTTCACGCCGTTTCCGGCCGTGGCCGCTGCCATCACCCGGGCCGGCGGATTCGGTGTGCTCGGCGCGGTCCGCTACACCGCCCCCGACGACCTCGCCCGCGACCTCGACTGGATGCAGGAGCACACCGGCGGGCTGCCGTACGGCCTCGACGTGGTGATGCCCGCCAAGAAGGTCGAGGGGGTCGGCGAGGCCGAGGTCGAAGCCATGATCCCCGCCGGGCACCGGCAGTTCGTGGCGGACACCCTGGCCAAGTACGGCGTCCCCGAACTCGCCGAGGGCGAGGCGTCCGGCTGGCGCATCACGGGCTGGATGGAACAGGTGGCCCGCGGCCAGCTCGACGTCGCCTTCGACTACCCGATCAAGCTGCTCGCCAACGCGCTCGGTTCGCCGCCCGCCGACGTCGTCCAGCGCGCCCACGACAACGGCGTGCTCGTCGCCGCCCTCGCGGGCAGCGCCCGCCACGCCCGCCACCACGCCGACGCGGGCATCGACGTCGTCGTGGCCCAGGGCTACGAGGCCGGCGGCCACACCGGCGAGATCGCC
Coding sequences:
- a CDS encoding AraC family transcriptional regulator, with product MPNIRHTPLAPTRAQEMAPGDSIDAHRHDDHQIVYASRGVLAVTTGAGTWVAPATRAIWVPAGTVHSHRAHGRLELHLMRIAAHENPLGLQAPTVLMVGPLLRELLLAHTRSPDDESPERDRLRAVLLDQLRACPQRPVHLPAPSDPRLVAVCALLEADPADRRGLAELGARVGAGERTLTRLFRADLGMTFPQWRTQLRLHRALQLLAEGTAVTTVAHRCGWSSASAFIDVFRRAFGHTPGAHTRLR
- a CDS encoding serine/threonine-protein kinase → MADTRLIHGRYRLLDLIGRGGMGEVWRARDESLGRRVAVKLLKPLAPSREESFTRVLRERFRREARVAAALQHRGVTVVHDFGEYDGGLYLVMELLDGRNLSQLLDGNKRQPLPVPELVDIAEQVSGALAYTHQQGIVHRDLKPANIMLLTDGTVKICDFGIARLGADIGFTARLTGTGVAMGTPHYMSPEQIAGEEVDHRSDLYSLGCVLYELSTGAPPFDLDDAWAVLVGHRDTQPRPPSEHRAELPGFFDRAVLDLLAKSPDQRPRDARELGLRMAAGRAALRPLTAPVPLAPPTRLPSWTRGMTTGHKATRALAPAARPDPTAGLTGEWTTAPADPHRLAPGPEPRVSARPAPAPEVLAALNSRHNAGLSLGRLGRWAQAGEVHRAVAAERAHLLGPGHPDTLASRYEVGFTLSRTGRAADALREFGEVADGRARSLGPGHPDTLDARQEMAYVLGRLGRPFEAHQVYAAVLAAREGVQGRDHPDTLRCRHNLAFNLGRLGRLEDSCRMAQEVAAARARVLGAGHPDTLVTQYEVAYALGQLGRWVEALAVYREVAAGRAAALGGDHPDALAARYEIGISLGRLGRSSEALVLYRDLVEDRLRTGGPDDPETLRARHGLGVNLGRLGRWEEALQEAREVCAARERVLGPDHPDTLISRREVAVGLGWLGRWPEALDVYRRVAASRERVLGAGHPATLASRNDEAHCLEQLGRGPEAGELYQRVAALRRRSAGQH
- a CDS encoding carboxymuconolactone decarboxylase family protein is translated as MNSAENASNAHNASQAMDDASKAGNVNNAGSAHNVEATDIDATDDRFERGLALLRTIGGQENPAVLDSLADIAPDLGRMTVAFGYGDMLSRPGLTLRQRQIATVGALAAMGNAAPQLRFHIAGALNVGVTPAEVVEILIHTAVYAGFPAALNGIGAAREVFEARPGLAVTPVETEPVPGDRYERGLAKLAEVDGHAGDQVVASMRDIAPDLTRYIVEFAFGDIYSRSSLDLKSRELASVAMCTALGTAAPQLRVHIHGLLNVGGTREEVVEVITQMAGYAGFPAALNGIAAAREVFEERGQE
- a CDS encoding oxygenase MpaB family protein, encoding MADADPGHFGPASVTWQLHSDPMMWIAGIRALYLQALHPRAVRAVMQNSDFRRDAWGRLMRTANFVGTVTYGTKEAAEQAGARVRRIHAHLTADDPATGERFGVDDPELLLWVHCAEIDSYLTVVRRSGFRLSDAQADRYLAEHRVDARLVGLDPAGVPGTVAELAAYFDSVRPRLALTDDARAVDDFLQRPPIHPLLVPARELLWRRVACLAYAALPPYAHELYGRPAPSMRTVDRQLAVAGRVLRCVPARLRWQLPPRHILGAMARLGPGSRPEPYKLRRQAAILDEPGRAHFQ
- a CDS encoding acyl-CoA dehydrogenase family protein is translated as MHLEYTPEQQQLRTELRAYFAELVPDNVYARYADPAAQKRFYRETVRRLGGDGWLGVGWPTEYGGRGLTPMEQFIFFDEAAQAGVPLPLMALNTVGPTIMSFGTDEQKAYFLPKILSGEIDFAIGYSEPDAGTDLAALKTRAVRDGDTYVVNGQKIWTTNGDTADWVWLAVRTDPDAPPHKGITMLLVPTSDPGYSCTVINTLASHDTTASYYENIRVPVTRRVGEENKGWRLITNQLNHERVTLAAHGTMAIRALNDVRRWAADTKLADGRRVIDLGWVRKNLARTHTRLEAMKLLNWQMVNAVHEATLTPQDASAVKVYGSEARRDAYAALMEVVAAAGPMKEGSAGAVLHGELERGYRSAVIFTFGGGNNEIQREIISWIGLGMPRVRR
- a CDS encoding MFS transporter; translation: MFLLALGHSCVDVYQGAVAALVPYFVAERAYSYAAASGIVLAASLLSSIVQPLFGALTDRWAMPWLLPASTAVAGVGIALSGCGGTYASALAMVAVSGVGVAAYHPESARVARAASGGSHTAMGWFSFGGNLGFAAAPLLVAGVIGAGGLGAAPLLMAPAALGGVVCVLALRATRAPGRAPAGNAPATGRDDRASFLKLCLAVVCRSLVFVGLSAFIALYARQRVGGGEVVGSAALFVLYAGGAVGTVVGGRLAARWDRVRVLRRSYAAAAPAVAGVVFVPGPAFYLFVALTSAALYVPFSLQVTLGQDYLPTRIGTAGGVTLGLTVSVGGLASPLIGAAADAASLGTALAPLIVFPALAWLLTRTLPEPPSPRFVSAPGPLVSR
- a CDS encoding serine hydrolase — its product is MADHPGGISRRRLAGSAMALGGALMAGSLPPAAHAAERGRTLRRGSAEQAGLLPEHLDRLVADAETFLGPSPEHPWYAGAVLLAGRGGTVALHHPIGSAVRYAAYDEKSDTAVEFPPERQIRAAEDTVYDLASVSKLFTALLAVQQIERGTLELEATVASYLPEFGAAGKTGVTIRQLLTHTSGFREWLPLYGAATHEEMLKLIWNETPANPPGTRYLYSDLNLISLQLVLERITGRRLDALLHDEITAPLGMHRTRYNPPASWKPKIAATEDARKPWSGLDRGLVWGEVHDENAFGLGGVAGHAGVFSCAWDLAVLARTLLNGGTYGRARILSPASVDLLFRDFNTAFPGHEHGLGFELYQHWYMGAMATPRSAGHTGFTGTSLVIDPSTDTFLVLLGNSVHPVRSWRSGSAPRVAAANALARAVAVRPEHGGTAWFTGTATATTATLTLPALAVRTAGARLTCALWWDTEPGAAGAFLEASADAGTTWRPVPFSTVRNGEQPLEHLAGSVAGWSGRVWHRVAAELAAWRGQEVRLRWRCTTGPSYVGRGVYVDALRVTEEGRVLFDEARPRDAARIEATGWTASAD
- a CDS encoding phytoene desaturase family protein; protein product: MPVRTAFARDQYDAVVVGGGHNGLVAAAYLARAGRSVLVLERLGRTGGAAVSTRPFAGVDARLSRYSYLVSLLPAKIVDDLGLDFAVRKRTVSSYTPVARGGRPGGLLVGGGLDRTAASFRQLTGSDAEFTAWQSFYDMTRRVAERVFPTLTEPLPTAAALRERIADDAAWRMLFEEPIGVAVEDRFTDDLVRGVVLTDALIGTFADAHDPSLAQNRCFLYHVIGQGTGDWDVPVGGMGALTDALAGAARAAGAEIATGHEVTAIRTDGTEAEISFTTAEGPGTVAAAHVLVNASPQALADLVGDPPPPPAEGAQLKVNMLLTRLPRLRDTSVDPREAFAGTFHIAEGYGQLATAYAEAARGELPGAPPSEIYCHSLTDPSILGPDLAARGAQTLTLFGLHTPARLFADDNDKAREQLLAATLAQLDAHLAEPLADCLALDADGRPCIEAKTPLDLERDLRLPGGNIFHRPPAFPYADESTGRWGVETAHANVLLCGAGAVRGGGVSGIPGHNAAMAVLGR